The Neomonachus schauinslandi chromosome 4, ASM220157v2, whole genome shotgun sequence genome includes a region encoding these proteins:
- the NFYC gene encoding nuclear transcription factor Y subunit gamma isoform X1 has product MSTEGGFGGTSSSDAQQSLQSFWPRVMEEIRNLTVKDFRVQELPLARIKKIMKLDEDVKMISAEAPVLFAKAAQIFITELTLRAWIHTEDNKRRTLQRNDIAMAITKFDQFDFLIDIVPRDELKPPKRQEEVRQSVTPAEPVQYYFTLAQQPAAVQVQGQQQGQQTSSSATTIQPGQIIIAQPQQGQTTPVTMQVGEGQQVQIVQAQPQGQAQQAQSSTGQTMQVMQQIITNTGEIQQIPVQLNAGQLQYIRLAQPVSGTQVVQGQIQTLATNAQQITQTEVQQGQQQFSQFTDGQRNSVQQARGSELTGEAEPREVKATGNATPCTSSPPTTHPPSHRAGASCVCCSQPQQSSTSPPPSDALQWVVVEVSGAPSQLEAPRELHAPLPGVTSLSPLHPSQQLYQIQQVTMPAGQDLTQPMFIQSANQPSDGQAPQVTGD; this is encoded by the exons ATGTCCACAGAAGGAGGATTTGGTGGTACTAGCAGCAGTGATGCCCAGCAAAGCCTGCAGTCCTTCTGGCCTCGTGTCATGGAAGAAATTCGGAATTTAACAGTG AAAGATTTCCGAGTACAGGAACTCCCACTGGCTCGTATTAAGAAGATTATGAAACTGGATGAAGACGTGAAG ATGATCAGTGCAGAAGCCCCTGTGCTCTTTGCCAAGGCAGCCCAGATTTTTATCACAGAGTTGACTCTTCGAGCCTGGATCCACACAGAGGATAACAAGCGCCGGACTCTACAG AGGAATGATATCGCCATGGCAATTACAAAATTTGATCAGTTTGACTTTCTCATCGATATTGTTCCAAGAGATGAACTGAAACCTCCAAAGCGTCAG GAGGAGGTGCGCCAGTCTGTGACTCCTGCTGAGCCCGTCCAGTACTACTTCACGCTGGCTCAGCAGCCTGCCGCCGTCCAAgtccaggggcagcagcagggccAGCAGACCAGCAGCTCTGCGACCACCATCCAGCCCGGGCAGATCATCATTGCGCAGCCGCAGCAGGGCCAG ACCACGCCCGTGACCATGCAGGTGGGAGAAGGTCAGCAGGTGCAGATTGTTCAGGCTCAGCCCCAGGGCCAAGCCCAGCAGGCCCAGAGCAGCACTGGACAGACCATGCAGGTGATGCAGCAGATCATCACGAACACAGGAGAGATCCAGCAGATTCCG GTGCAGCTGAATGCCGGCCAGCTGCAGTACATTCGCTTAGCCCAGCCTGTATCAGGCACCCAGGTCGTGCAGGGACAGATCCAGACACTTGCCACCAACGCTCAACAG ATCACACAGACAGAGGTGCAGCAAGGGCAGCAGCAGTTCAGCCAGTTCACGGACGGACAG AGGAACAGCGTGCAGCAAGCTCGAGGCTCTGAGCTAACgggagaggcagagcccagagaaGTGAAAGCCACAGGAAATGCAACTCCCTGCACCTCTTCCCCGCCCACCACACACCCCCCCTCACACCGGGCCGGAGCCTCCTGTGTCTGCTGCTCCCAGCCCCAGCAGAGCTCCACATCCCCTCCTCCCTCCGACGCCTTACAGTGGGTGGTGGTTGAGGTATCTGGGGCCCCCAGCCAACTCGAGGCCCCTAGGGAGCTGCATGCCCCTCTCCCAGGGGTGAcctcactctctcctctccacccctcGCAGCAGCTCTACCAGATCCAGCAAGTCACCATGCCTGCCGGCCAGGACCTCACCCAGCCCATGTTCATCCAGTCAGCCAACCAGCCCTCCGACGGGCAGGCCCCCCAGGTGACCGGCGACTGA
- the NFYC gene encoding nuclear transcription factor Y subunit gamma isoform X2 yields MSTEGGFGGTSSSDAQQSLQSFWPRVMEEIRNLTVKDFRVQELPLARIKKIMKLDEDVKMISAEAPVLFAKAAQIFITELTLRAWIHTEDNKRRTLQRNDIAMAITKFDQFDFLIDIVPRDELKPPKRQEEVRQSVTPAEPVQYYFTLAQQPAAVQVQGQQQGQQTSSSATTIQPGQIIIAQPQQGQTTPVTMQVGEGQQVQIVQAQPQGQAQQAQSSTGQTMQVMQQIITNTGEIQQIPVQLNAGQLQYIRLAQPVSGTQVVQGQIQTLATNAQQITQTEVQQGQQQFSQFTDGQQLYQIQQVTMPAGQDLTQPMFIQSANQPSDGQAPQVTGD; encoded by the exons ATGTCCACAGAAGGAGGATTTGGTGGTACTAGCAGCAGTGATGCCCAGCAAAGCCTGCAGTCCTTCTGGCCTCGTGTCATGGAAGAAATTCGGAATTTAACAGTG AAAGATTTCCGAGTACAGGAACTCCCACTGGCTCGTATTAAGAAGATTATGAAACTGGATGAAGACGTGAAG ATGATCAGTGCAGAAGCCCCTGTGCTCTTTGCCAAGGCAGCCCAGATTTTTATCACAGAGTTGACTCTTCGAGCCTGGATCCACACAGAGGATAACAAGCGCCGGACTCTACAG AGGAATGATATCGCCATGGCAATTACAAAATTTGATCAGTTTGACTTTCTCATCGATATTGTTCCAAGAGATGAACTGAAACCTCCAAAGCGTCAG GAGGAGGTGCGCCAGTCTGTGACTCCTGCTGAGCCCGTCCAGTACTACTTCACGCTGGCTCAGCAGCCTGCCGCCGTCCAAgtccaggggcagcagcagggccAGCAGACCAGCAGCTCTGCGACCACCATCCAGCCCGGGCAGATCATCATTGCGCAGCCGCAGCAGGGCCAG ACCACGCCCGTGACCATGCAGGTGGGAGAAGGTCAGCAGGTGCAGATTGTTCAGGCTCAGCCCCAGGGCCAAGCCCAGCAGGCCCAGAGCAGCACTGGACAGACCATGCAGGTGATGCAGCAGATCATCACGAACACAGGAGAGATCCAGCAGATTCCG GTGCAGCTGAATGCCGGCCAGCTGCAGTACATTCGCTTAGCCCAGCCTGTATCAGGCACCCAGGTCGTGCAGGGACAGATCCAGACACTTGCCACCAACGCTCAACAG ATCACACAGACAGAGGTGCAGCAAGGGCAGCAGCAGTTCAGCCAGTTCACGGACGGACAG CAGCTCTACCAGATCCAGCAAGTCACCATGCCTGCCGGCCAGGACCTCACCCAGCCCATGTTCATCCAGTCAGCCAACCAGCCCTCCGACGGGCAGGCCCCCCAGGTGACCGGCGACTGA
- the NFYC gene encoding nuclear transcription factor Y subunit gamma isoform X3 has product MSTEGGFGGTSSSDAQQSLQSFWPRVMEEIRNLTVKDFRVQELPLARIKKIMKLDEDVKMISAEAPVLFAKAAQIFITELTLRAWIHTEDNKRRTLQRNDIAMAITKFDQFDFLIDIVPRDELKPPKRQEEVRQSVTPAEPVQYYFTLAQQPAAVQVQGQQQGQQTSSSATTIQPGQIIIAQPQQGQTTPVTMQVGEGQQVQIVQAQPQGQAQQAQSSTGQTMQVMQQIITNTGEIQQIPVQLNAGQLQYIRLAQPVSGTQVVQGQIQTLATNAQQITQTEVQQGQQQFSQFTDGQLYQIQQVTMPAGQDLTQPMFIQSANQPSDGQAPQVTGD; this is encoded by the exons ATGTCCACAGAAGGAGGATTTGGTGGTACTAGCAGCAGTGATGCCCAGCAAAGCCTGCAGTCCTTCTGGCCTCGTGTCATGGAAGAAATTCGGAATTTAACAGTG AAAGATTTCCGAGTACAGGAACTCCCACTGGCTCGTATTAAGAAGATTATGAAACTGGATGAAGACGTGAAG ATGATCAGTGCAGAAGCCCCTGTGCTCTTTGCCAAGGCAGCCCAGATTTTTATCACAGAGTTGACTCTTCGAGCCTGGATCCACACAGAGGATAACAAGCGCCGGACTCTACAG AGGAATGATATCGCCATGGCAATTACAAAATTTGATCAGTTTGACTTTCTCATCGATATTGTTCCAAGAGATGAACTGAAACCTCCAAAGCGTCAG GAGGAGGTGCGCCAGTCTGTGACTCCTGCTGAGCCCGTCCAGTACTACTTCACGCTGGCTCAGCAGCCTGCCGCCGTCCAAgtccaggggcagcagcagggccAGCAGACCAGCAGCTCTGCGACCACCATCCAGCCCGGGCAGATCATCATTGCGCAGCCGCAGCAGGGCCAG ACCACGCCCGTGACCATGCAGGTGGGAGAAGGTCAGCAGGTGCAGATTGTTCAGGCTCAGCCCCAGGGCCAAGCCCAGCAGGCCCAGAGCAGCACTGGACAGACCATGCAGGTGATGCAGCAGATCATCACGAACACAGGAGAGATCCAGCAGATTCCG GTGCAGCTGAATGCCGGCCAGCTGCAGTACATTCGCTTAGCCCAGCCTGTATCAGGCACCCAGGTCGTGCAGGGACAGATCCAGACACTTGCCACCAACGCTCAACAG ATCACACAGACAGAGGTGCAGCAAGGGCAGCAGCAGTTCAGCCAGTTCACGGACGGACAG CTCTACCAGATCCAGCAAGTCACCATGCCTGCCGGCCAGGACCTCACCCAGCCCATGTTCATCCAGTCAGCCAACCAGCCCTCCGACGGGCAGGCCCCCCAGGTGACCGGCGACTGA